The genomic stretch GCGGCCGCACCGACGGATCCTCTCTCGCCGAATCGCCCGGGTGAGTTTGAGACAGTAACGGCAACCGCTGAGTTCTACCGTTTGCGTGTGAGTTTACAAAGTGGTGGTTTTATTTATTACTATTAATTAACCCTTTTGCAGTTGCGGGAGTGATCTAGTGGTTTTTTTGGTCTGCGGCGGGGGTCGAGATGGAGGACTTGCTGAACACGGAGATCGGGAAGAACGACTATGACTGGTGATTTGAATGATTCCTCTCGTTTTGTGGCGATCTGATTTCCTAATTTGGGCATGGTTTAGCGCTGCGTGCAATTGGTTAATCGTTTGAATATAGTTACTCTGAACTTAGTGAAAATGGTTGGCAATGTGGTGCTCTCAAGCAGTTTCGAGAGTTGGCTTGGTACCTTCAGGACTAATTTGTACAGATTGTACTTGTTTTCTTCAGGGGTTTTGCTGCCCAAATCATGTTTGGGGTTTTGGGGAGTAGTGGTTGCGATTGCTTGTGGGCATTATCGGACAAGGTTGGCCTGCCTCTGCCTGGTAGGGACCTTTTTTAGATTAGCTGCTGAATTAGTTGTGCTGAGAGCAGATAGAATCGTGCAACTTGATGGTCGTATATGTGGGTTCCTTCCATGAATAGCAATAAGCAAATATCTGGACATCATGTACATATAGTATTTTTTAGAAAGGGGAAGTAATCAAATAAAAAGAGTAAATGGCAATTCCTATTTCAGAATGTCTTCAGCCATCTCACATCAGGGTGACTCTATTATTGTTTAAGTGAAACACTTTACCCATGTATCTCTGAACTTCCGAAGATGCACCGACCAAATTTATGGGTTGACTTATTGTTTCAACACAAGTGTTGAAAGATTTACTGCTTTCATGCAACCATCCAATCATTTCTATTTCCCTTATCTAATATGGTAGCTTCACCGGTATTAGGAAGCGTTACAGTGATAATGGGCTGAAGCCATGGGTGAACGCTGTTCTGCGGTAGTTTGCTGATGAGGTTGGCTTGTGGCAGCTGGCCGGGTCAATAGCGTTAAACACTTTTCTAGCATGAGGTCCTTTCTTGGTCGTAGCCTCAACTTTTTCCATGGCTTATGTGCAACATAGACTAATGTATGCTGTATAACAGCTTGTAACTGAATTATTTTTTCTTATCCTGATATAATGACCCACAATTCTCATGCGTATTTGCCCAAAAAAAACCTTCCAAATAATGAGGCACGATAAACATCTACTTACAACAATGTTGATTTCGATGCCATTTGATGGATTGTTGTGTTGCTGGCTTGTTGCTTTGCTAGTCAAGATGTATGAGTTGGCTTCCCTTTGTGCTTGAACCTCGTCATTTGTCATCTAAAGATTTCTGATATTTGCTGTGCGGGATCATGTGGCATATGTGCACAATTGACTACATATCTTGTCCTGATCTTATCTAACATCTGTAATGCATTCCTCAGGCTTCTGACGCCCCCTGGAACTCCCCGTGTTCCTGCATTAGATGCTGCTGAGAAAGCCCCACCCTCAACTGTGACTAAACGTACTGTTAACAGATCATCCTCGACAACTAGAGCATCTAGGGTCGGTAAAAAAATGCTATTATTGAATGCATGTATGTTTTTACATGCAACATGTTTCTTGATTCTTTGTATATGCAGTGTCACGATATTTTGTGAAGACTGTATGTTTTATGGCTCATTATCAGTGGCATCTGAATTCACTGAGGCCATATTGATGATTTACATACATAAGGAATTACAAAGTACTGCTGCATTCAAGTTGCATGCATCAACCTGTGGTTCATCTATTGGTCTATATATGTTTGTCACATAGTTGCAAGTTGCGATGATCATTTATCCATGCTTTATGGAACCTGCAACTGAAAAGATAGGAATTTCAACCACCGATTTCATAGTTTATAGTAAATTCAAGAGCAATTTGTGCCTAGTTTCAAGAAGTAGCTTGAATCATTTTAATCTTCTAGACTAGTAGAATCATTGTGAAAATCTATTATTGTGTAGTTTTGAGTTGCAAACTTGATAATGATACCTTCTTCAGCCTAACTGCGGGGCCATACTTAGATAACTTGCTCTCTGCTACTTATATCATGGTGGATCATGATCATGATTGTAGTTAACATAGCTGTATGATACGTTTGTTGCAGCTTTCCACTTCTGAGACAGAGAATGGGCACTCGACATTTCCCACTAGGCCAGCACGGAGTATATCTGTCTCCCGCCGGGCAGTTCAATCTACACCAATGTCTAGCAACAGCAGGTCATCAGTCCTCAGTGCAAACATTTCCTCTGTTAGTTCAAGACCTACAACCCCAAGCAAGCGGACTGCCACTCTTACTGCATCAAAGGCATCTGTTCTATCGTCACGTCCAGTGCCAACACGGTCCTCTACACCTGTCAAAGCCCGTCTGTCTACACCAACTAATACTCGTCCATCCACTCCAGTGAAAAACCGTCCTTCTGTGTCCAACTCTATGACCAACTCTGTTGTTCCCAAGAACATGTCAGCACAAagctcaagatcatcaactccaaCCTCTCGGTCTCGAACCTTGTCCAGTTCATCTTCAAGCAGTACAAGTGCAGTGAGTCGTCCCAGCTCATCCTCTGGTAAAGTTCCTGCAATAAGTCGTACCAGTTCTTCATCAAGTACAGTTCCGTCAGTGAGCCGTTCTAGCTCTCGGTCATCCACACCCACTCGTCAGCCTGTCATGCGTTCATCAACACCATCTGCTGGGCGGATTTCTGGCAGCAATAACATGATATCTAATGGCAGACCCTTAGCAAGCAGTGGTCGGAGTTCAGCACCTTCATCAGCACCATCATCTCGTCCAAGTTCCCCAAATACACGGACACGAGCTCCAGTTCGCCCACTAGATATTCCAGATTTTCCAAGTGACACTCCACCGAACTTAAGGACTAAACTGCCAGAACGACCACTCTCTACTGGTAGAGTACGGCCAGGTATTACTTCAGGTGTCCGGTCAACCCCAAATGCTGAACCAGTCCTCTCAGCTCCTGTAAAAAAGATGTCTGTGCCTGCTATCACTCGAAGTAAGTTCTCAGATATACAATCAAAGACATCTCTTACCAATGGTCACCAAAGTAGGCCGAGTGAAAGATCTCTTTTGGATGGTCAAACAACTAGAACCTCGCGGTCTGTCACAGCTGCAGACAATGGATTCGGCAGGACAATATCGAGGAAGTCACTTGACATGGCTATCAGGCACATGGTATGTTCACCCCTCATATTTACATTGAATTGAACAAGGTCTTATGTTTTTCTACCTCTCTGTGATAGTGCCATCGCATTCTGATAGTTTTCTTTCAAGAAAAAAGACATAAGAGTTTCTGCCATTTTTGTCTGAAAAAGAGAGTTGGTTTCATCTGTATGCAGGAAAGATTATAACAGCCGTCATGTTACTGTATGAAAGTAATTTCATAGATGCAAATTTAAAATACTCCCTCCCTCCTTTTATATTTGACGATGGTTAGATGGGGGAGTAGTaaacttgaatgttttaaataatCTGGTATGTTTAGAAGAACCTAGAGTACCACTTAGTTCTTTTTGGGAGAACACAAATAGGTGAGTTTTACCTCTTGGATCGCCAGTTGGCAACATTCTCTCTTGTTAATTCAAATTTCATAACTGCTCTTTTTGGTGGGTTACTTGTGATTTTACCATTTTATAAGTAGCATAG from Sorghum bicolor cultivar BTx623 chromosome 3, Sorghum_bicolor_NCBIv3, whole genome shotgun sequence encodes the following:
- the LOC8085394 gene encoding uncharacterized serine-rich protein C215.13 codes for the protein MEDLLNTEIGKNDYDWLLTPPGTPRVPALDAAEKAPPSTVTKRTVNRSSSTTRASRLSTSETENGHSTFPTRPARSISVSRRAVQSTPMSSNSRSSVLSANISSVSSRPTTPSKRTATLTASKASVLSSRPVPTRSSTPVKARLSTPTNTRPSTPVKNRPSVSNSMTNSVVPKNMSAQSSRSSTPTSRSRTLSSSSSSSTSAVSRPSSSSGKVPAISRTSSSSSTVPSVSRSSSRSSTPTRQPVMRSSTPSAGRISGSNNMISNGRPLASSGRSSAPSSAPSSRPSSPNTRTRAPVRPLDIPDFPSDTPPNLRTKLPERPLSTGRVRPGITSGVRSTPNAEPVLSAPVKKMSVPAITRSKFSDIQSKTSLTNGHQSRPSERSLLDGQTTRTSRSVTAADNGFGRTISRKSLDMAIRHMDIRQNLGGIRGTSLFPHSIRSTTTKGRPARTSDPGHSVSNGDRYFTDNGSSNGHFSGDSSGALSHNGGSSIGSPDRETFGTKEVLSELDIYANSRYEAMLLKEDTNNMSWLHNVDDKSDQSPVFDHRFEPLPEPFGPL